One Candidatus Zixiibacteriota bacterium genomic window carries:
- a CDS encoding type II secretion system F family protein, with the protein MQAQYRYKAASQDGAVRQGTITAHSEEAAEEFLAGQGLIPLEVRSLEGRQALTLFGLLKGTDYEQLIMFTSQLATLHRAGVPLLRALSIIRIGKPGGRFNQVIDQIRLAVQSGKSLSEAMSDHTDVFSRVYTSSVAAGEESGKLEHTLDELSAMLEREMELGRQIKTATRYPLIVLGVIVLAIIVVMTFVIPRFIAFYDAFGAQLPLPTRILIGISRFMTHYWPILLGLAVVGGFGIRKILGTTGGRHWLDRQLLRLPIFGDLIVKSNVARFTLLFRMMFRAGLPIIRSLEILSTAIRNTAISAEIRRLEELFRRGRDLSGSEGEFRFFPDLALQLMSIGFESGSLDNMLQEIGSHYIKEVNYRARQLTAVIEPILTLVLGCFVLLLALAMFLPMWNLIKVFRG; encoded by the coding sequence ATGCAGGCACAGTATAGATATAAGGCTGCTTCTCAGGACGGCGCCGTCAGGCAGGGGACCATCACCGCACACAGCGAGGAGGCGGCCGAAGAGTTTCTGGCCGGTCAGGGGCTCATTCCGCTTGAAGTCCGTTCGCTCGAAGGCCGCCAGGCACTGACCCTGTTTGGTCTGCTCAAAGGGACTGATTATGAACAACTGATCATGTTCACCAGCCAGCTTGCGACCCTTCACCGGGCTGGTGTGCCGCTGTTACGGGCACTGTCAATCATTCGCATCGGCAAACCGGGTGGCCGGTTCAACCAGGTTATCGACCAGATCCGCCTCGCGGTCCAATCCGGCAAATCGCTCTCCGAAGCAATGAGCGACCATACCGATGTCTTTTCCCGCGTGTACACATCAAGTGTCGCTGCCGGCGAGGAATCCGGCAAACTCGAACATACGCTCGATGAACTCTCGGCCATGCTCGAACGGGAGATGGAACTGGGTCGACAGATCAAGACCGCGACCCGGTATCCGTTGATCGTGCTTGGCGTGATCGTCCTGGCGATTATCGTAGTTATGACCTTCGTCATCCCACGTTTCATCGCGTTCTACGATGCGTTCGGCGCCCAGCTTCCGCTCCCGACCAGAATCCTGATCGGTATCAGTCGGTTCATGACCCATTACTGGCCGATCCTGCTTGGGTTGGCGGTTGTAGGCGGGTTCGGCATCCGGAAGATCCTCGGAACAACCGGTGGTCGACACTGGCTGGACCGCCAACTACTTCGCCTGCCGATATTCGGAGACTTGATTGTCAAAAGCAACGTTGCCCGATTCACCCTACTCTTTCGCATGATGTTTCGTGCCGGACTGCCAATAATCAGATCGCTTGAGATCCTGTCGACGGCGATCCGTAACACGGCGATCTCTGCGGAGATTCGCAGACTCGAAGAGCTGTTCAGACGCGGGCGGGACCTATCGGGATCAGAAGGAGAGTTCCGGTTCTTCCCGGACCTGGCCCTTCAGCTCATGTCCATAGGGTTCGAGTCCGGATCGCTTGACAACATGCTTCAGGAAATCGGCAGTCATTACATCAAGGAAGTCAATTATCGCGCGCGTCAACTGACCGCCGTGATCGAGCCTATCCTGACTCTGGTTCTGGGCTGTTTCGTGCTGCTTCTGGCCCTGGCTATGTTCCTGCCAATGTGGAACTTGATCAAGGTTTTCCGCGGCTGA
- a CDS encoding prepilin-type N-terminal cleavage/methylation domain-containing protein: MDTGLTQTRHELDRGGFTLIELIIIIVVLGILATVAIPKFSNMSTSAKVTATKEELNTLKRALVGNPSVVAGGTYVDRGFEGDVGYLPSQLADLVAKPDSIAAYNPLTRLGWNGPYVDGSNGDYLTDAWGVGYAYDPVNRLLRSTGGGPDSVRASF; this comes from the coding sequence ATGGACACTGGGTTGACGCAAACCCGGCATGAGCTCGATCGGGGCGGATTCACCCTGATCGAGCTTATTATCATCATCGTGGTGCTCGGAATTCTGGCGACCGTGGCGATACCCAAGTTTTCCAACATGTCGACCAGCGCCAAGGTCACGGCCACGAAAGAAGAGCTGAACACGCTCAAGAGAGCGCTGGTCGGCAATCCATCGGTGGTCGCGGGCGGCACCTACGTGGATCGCGGTTTCGAAGGGGATGTGGGATACCTGCCTTCACAATTGGCCGACCTGGTGGCCAAGCCGGACTCGATTGCCGCCTACAACCCGTTGACAAGGCTTGGTTGGAACGGGCCTTACGTTGACGGTTCCAACGGCGATTACCTCACGGACGCCTGGGGGGTCGGTTACGCGTACGATCCGGTCAACCGGTTGCTTCGCTCGACCGGCGGAGGTCCGGACAGCGTTAGAGCGAGTTTTTGA
- a CDS encoding ATPase, T2SS/T4P/T4SS family, with amino-acid sequence MSTRQSVTRKKIGDLLVDKGYITPAILHDALREQATSGKRLGALLVERGLITEDQLLDTISERLAIPRVTVTSMVLDPNVVQLIPVEVARRYLLIPIFAIGNTLTLAMSDPLNIIAIDEIKYLTGRDVKRAVAKTSEIKEAIDQYYSVADSLHEIMGTRREPSEVAELAAIEVKTGEAESPIIKLVNLIIAKAVRDRASDIHIEPDETTLRIRYRISGVMREEAAPPKSMQNELISRTKIAADLDVSEKRLPQDGRFAVKVDGAPVDLRVSTLPTIHGEKIVIRILDRRNLLSSFRQLGFREQLQDRWSNIIRKPEGLVLISGPTSSGKTSTLYATLQEINSIEKNIITVEDPVEYSLPLINQIQINEKAGLSFPTTLRSMLRQNPDIIMIGEIRDRETAQMAIRSALTGHLVFSTIHTNDAPSAITRLIDMGIENYLVAAAIKGVLAQRLVRLNCQNCLETYRPTEAMLRRAGLMELADVVEFKHGVGCPQCRNTGFHKLTGVFEFVEITPAIADLIIANASLNRIREESRQSGYVPLFEAGLEKLTQGLICLEELLKETSSIEEYIPETRLREATLHAGTV; translated from the coding sequence ATGAGCACAAGACAATCGGTTACACGCAAGAAGATCGGCGATCTGCTGGTCGACAAGGGGTACATTACCCCTGCCATCCTGCATGACGCGCTGCGCGAACAGGCCACCAGCGGCAAGCGCCTCGGAGCGCTGCTGGTCGAGCGCGGGTTGATCACCGAAGACCAGCTTCTGGACACGATTTCGGAGCGACTGGCCATCCCCAGAGTAACCGTGACGTCGATGGTCCTCGACCCCAATGTCGTACAGTTGATCCCGGTGGAGGTAGCGCGCCGGTACCTCCTCATCCCCATCTTCGCCATCGGCAACACGCTGACGCTCGCCATGTCCGACCCGCTGAACATTATCGCCATCGACGAGATCAAGTACCTGACCGGCCGCGACGTCAAGCGTGCGGTTGCCAAGACCTCGGAGATTAAGGAGGCGATCGACCAGTATTATTCGGTGGCGGATTCGCTGCACGAGATCATGGGGACACGCCGCGAGCCAAGCGAGGTGGCCGAGCTGGCAGCGATCGAGGTAAAGACGGGCGAAGCGGAAAGTCCGATCATCAAGCTGGTCAACCTGATTATCGCCAAGGCGGTCCGGGACAGGGCCAGCGATATACACATCGAGCCGGATGAGACCACCCTGCGCATTCGGTACCGCATCAGCGGCGTCATGCGCGAGGAAGCGGCCCCGCCGAAAAGCATGCAGAACGAGCTGATCTCGCGCACGAAAATCGCCGCCGATCTCGACGTATCCGAGAAACGGCTCCCTCAGGATGGGAGATTCGCGGTGAAGGTGGATGGCGCGCCGGTCGATTTGCGAGTCTCTACCCTACCCACGATCCATGGCGAGAAGATCGTCATCCGGATACTCGACCGCCGCAATCTCCTTTCGTCGTTCCGTCAGCTCGGGTTTCGGGAGCAGCTTCAGGATCGGTGGAGCAACATCATTCGCAAGCCGGAGGGTCTGGTCCTGATTTCAGGCCCGACCTCAAGCGGCAAGACCTCCACGCTCTACGCGACGCTTCAGGAGATCAACTCCATCGAGAAGAACATCATCACGGTAGAGGACCCGGTTGAGTATTCGCTGCCGCTTATCAACCAGATACAGATCAATGAGAAGGCCGGGCTGTCGTTCCCGACCACGCTGCGGTCGATGCTCCGTCAGAACCCCGACATCATCATGATCGGTGAGATCCGGGATCGCGAGACGGCTCAGATGGCCATCCGCTCGGCGCTGACAGGTCATCTCGTGTTCTCCACCATTCACACCAACGACGCACCCTCTGCGATTACCCGGCTGATCGACATGGGGATCGAAAACTACCTCGTGGCGGCTGCGATAAAAGGCGTCCTGGCGCAACGGCTAGTGCGCTTGAATTGCCAGAACTGTCTTGAGACCTACCGTCCAACCGAGGCGATGTTGCGTCGGGCCGGATTGATGGAGTTGGCCGACGTGGTCGAATTCAAGCATGGCGTCGGGTGTCCTCAGTGTCGGAACACCGGCTTTCACAAGTTAACCGGCGTGTTCGAATTCGTGGAGATCACGCCGGCGATCGCCGATCTCATCATCGCCAACGCATCACTCAACCGGATCCGGGAGGAATCACGACAGTCCGGTTACGTGCCGCTGTTCGAGGCCGGCCTCGAGAAACTCACGCAAGGGTTGATCTGCCTCGAGGAACTGCTCAAAGAGACCAGCAGTATTGAGGAATATATCCCCGAGACGCGGTTGAGAGAGGCTACACTGCATGCAGGCACAGTATAG
- a CDS encoding prepilin-type N-terminal cleavage/methylation domain-containing protein: MHLSALKSNRGFTLIELVIIIVILGILAAVAIPKYQDMSAQAKDAACRGSLGSLRSGITIFYANQAVTTGTATWPTLVQLGTVGTVMAQAIPKNPYQTSTNAPDSIVTGVTKGVIVGTRGGWAYNATTGEVWPNTNTVGENNL; this comes from the coding sequence ATGCATTTGAGCGCTCTCAAAAGCAACCGAGGGTTTACCCTCATCGAGTTGGTGATCATCATCGTGATTCTGGGAATTCTTGCGGCCGTCGCTATTCCCAAGTATCAGGACATGTCGGCGCAGGCGAAAGATGCTGCCTGCCGCGGCTCGCTGGGCTCACTGCGGTCCGGTATCACCATATTCTATGCCAACCAAGCGGTAACGACAGGCACGGCTACATGGCCGACTCTCGTGCAACTCGGCACCGTAGGTACCGTCATGGCTCAGGCCATACCCAAGAATCCGTACCAGACATCTACCAACGCCCCTGACTCGATCGTCACCGGCGTGACCAAGGGCGTGATTGTCGGTACGCGCGGTGGCTGGGCGTACAACGCCACCACCGGCGAAGTCTGGCCGAACACCAACACAGTCGGCGAGAACAATCTTTAA